The Desulfofundulus salinus genome includes the window GCCAGATCCGGTAACCAACCTAGACGTAATCAACATTACAAAGACATCCGCAACAGCAACCTGGACAGGTACGCCAAACGCCAGCGAATATAAGGTTTACTTAAATGGAAATCTGGTAAGCGTCAAACACAACCCACCTTGGCACAATACCCAAGTCTAAGGGATAATCTTCCTCAAAAAATAAGCTCGATGAGGAGGATTTTTTCTTATGACCAAAGCCGAACGGGAAGCGCTATGGGAAACCCGAATAGCCGNNNNNNNNNNNNNNNNNNNNNNNNNNNNNNNNNNNNNNNNNNNNNNNNNNNNNNNNNNNNNNNNNNNNNNNNNNNNNNNNNNNNNNNNNNNNNNNNNNNNCCCCTGTGTGCAGGGTTAATAAATAAGCCAGATTATGTCCCCACCTGATTGCAAGGTGGGGTTTATTTTACGCTTACACTGGATTGTGGGGGGCAAAGATGTAAGGGTGGAGTGGAACAGTAACGGCTCACATATTGATGCCGACTGGGTACAGTTGTGGCGCACGGATTCCACGTCAGGCATCTGGATGCCGGTGAAAGACATAACAGGCAGCGAAATAAACTCTTTTACGTGGACGGATACAATGGTTACTGCCGGCCTGAATTACAAGTACCAGATCCGGGCTTATAACACGTCTAACTGGTCCTGGGATGTGATCTGGGAATCGGATTGGGCAGTAAACCCCCGGCCCTTTAACGCCCCCGGCGGGCTAAAAGTAACTTACCGGGGGGACACTACGGCAACTGTAACCTGGACACCGGTAAACGGGGCAGATCAGTATCAGGTTCAGGTCAGCACTGACGGGGGAGTTACCTGGCAGACATCAACCGTCAGCGGCCCTCCCGTAACGGTCCCCAGGCCCTGCCAGGTGAGAGTTAAGGCCGGGACTCACGCAAGGAGCCAGTGGTCGGGTGTGCTTACGGTACAGTAAAAGGTTAACTTGCTTCCAGGCTTGCATAATTGACCTGTAGCGCGAGATGTTTTGTCCTGAAGGTAATCACATTAACCCGGTAATTATCTCTTGCTACAGGGCAAATTAGGAGGGAGGTGGGATGAGTGTTTTTCAAACAGACGCTGGTGACGTTCTGAATAAATTGTGGATGGTTGTGCAATTTCTAGCCCCCATATATGCGATAGCCTTTGGAATGCTTGGAGCACGTATGCTTATTGAATACGGGCTCGGGAAACTTATGGATAAGTTTTTCCCGGCAAAGTCCAAAACAACTGCCAAAACTAAAAGTTCCACTACTACCAGCCAACGGCGCCGCCGGGCTTCAGTATATGTCAGCTCGGAAAGAAACCCCCAAATCAGGAGGACCAAAACAGGGGTTTATGTTTACTATGATTAATTCATCAGGTCCCGGGTAGAAAGAACACCCGGGGCTTACTTTATTGCAAAAAGAATGCAGTTTTTATTCATTGTGCGAAGGCCTAACATACCTCAAAATGGTATCAGGGGGTGTAATCATGGGTGTCTTTGAGTTCTTCTTTGCGGCCACGGCAGGAATAGCGGCAGGGTTAGCCGTGGTGGTCATACCCTCCATGTATGTTTACAATAGGTATTTTAACTCCTCAAGGAGGAATAGGGCGTGATCTTTAAGCGAAAGAAAGAAGCGGTCGATGACGTTATACTGATAAACGAAAACGAGATAAGGATTCTCGAAGTGACGGCACTGGACGAAAACTCCGTCCATGCCGGCAACCTTGTCCTGCCCCGGGCTGACGCGCAGGTAAGGTATTACCCTGGGGGCGGTAGGGCGTTTATCTATGGGTACACCGGCCCTTACCTTGCCGAAAGTCAGAACATCGCGGATCTAGAAAAATCCGTTGTGCTGAAAAACATGTTTAACTACGGATCAGCTTCTAAGCTGCAAAATATACAGTTCTATGTCATGCTAGCGGCCCTGATTATAACCATTTTTCTTTTACGTAATTAGGGGGGTAAAAGATGGCCGAAGAAACTACCACCAGTGGGGGCAAGACCCTCCAGGATATAATGTCTAACGAGCTCTTTGCCAGTTCCCGGGGTGACCTGGTGGAAACCCTGCGGTTTATGGAGGGACACGGTACCCCTCTGAGTGAAATGCAGGTGCAGGGGGTAGCCCTCTTGCGCTACCTCCAAACCAGGAGAGGGGATAAAACTTACGAGCCTATTATCCAGACCATGACCAAGATGGCAAAAGATATTACTCCTCCCGGAGTGTTCGTCGAGGTCATCGAAAAGATGACACTGGGCGGTTTTGTGACCGGGAAAATAAACCTCCGCAAGGCTTTTGGAGGAGATAAATAATGTATGTCTGGGTTTTCCAAGGCAACCTGGGGGAAGGTAAGACGTTCGGAATGAGTGTCCTGGCTCATTATTTCGCGGCCAAGGCCCGCCGGGCCGGGATACCGGTGGATCTGTACGCAAATTACGGGCTGAAAGGTGCCCGGCAGCTGAACCATTACACTGATTTTTACCGGGTGGCGAAAAGCCCAAACTCAATCTGCCTTTTAGACGAGGCCCACGTTAACCTTGACTCCCGGCTGTTCCACCGGGGGGCAAACATCTACATGACGCAGTTCTTTTTCTACCTCCGAAAGCTCCATTCCAGCCTTTTTATGACTACCCCTCACATTCGCAATCTGGATTCGCGAATGCGGCAATTAACCAACATTCTTGTTGTCTGCCAGAGGGTAGGTGGGGGGTTTATGTATGACATATACGACTACCAGGCTGAAAGGCTCTTGAGGCGCAGGTTTATGCCCAAATATATCGTTCAGCAGTTGTTTGAGGTGGGGTTGTACGATACCCACGCCATCATCCGCAGCATTGAGTTTCCGGCCAACGAGCGGACCTTTGACAGCTTTTTGACAAAACTCATAGCGGTTAGAGACGGAGCGGATTTAAACGCCGTAATGGGGAAAACAGAGGACCCGGAAGAGATGGAAGAGGGTGAAGAGGTTGAACAAGAACCAGCACCAAGAAACAGAAAAAGAACGGCCCACGGCGTGTAAGTCCTTAGGAAATCCCTGGGGGACGGAACAACTTGACTGGCGCATGGTTGACGGTAAGTGGGTCAAGGATCCGGGGTGGTGGAGGAAGATCCCCCAGGCCAAAAGACGCACATAATACCTTCGGCTAATGTCTCTTAGGCGCAGGATACGGCCGGAACCGGAACGGAGTTATACGGGTTTCCGGCCTCATTATCTATTAAAAATGGCTTCGCATAATGCGGGAGGGGTAAATTTGATTAATTCCCCCGTCCGGGTACCGGAAGAAAACTTTACCCCCGGGGTGATTCGCAACGAGAAAAGAAAATACCCCCGGGTTAATCCGCCGAGGATATGCAGAAATTGTAAGCAAAACGACAACGGTTACTGCAATGTGTTTGGTAACTGGCATTACCGCCCTTCTGATTGCCTGTTTGCGGAAAAGTATGAAGGTGACCAGAGAATGGAGGAAGCATGATGCGGAAAATCCAAATCCGTGCTGACAGGATTCTCCGTCAGATAGCCCGGCGTCATAAGGATGAACTGTTCTTAACCGAGGTAAAGAACGGGCCGACGCTATTTGGTGAAGGCCTCCTGATCATGGACGCCGTGGCCGTAAAAAAGTCCTGGAAGAAACCCTGCATCACAGGGTATGAAATAAAAACCAGCCGGCAGGATTTTCTACGGGATAACAAGTGGCCCTACTACCTGAAATACTGCCACCGCCTGTACTTTGCCTGCCCGGCGGGATTGATCGCGCCGGAGGAGGTGCCGGAAGATGTAGGACTTATCTACTACAACCCTGAAAAGGACTGTATCCACACCAAGAGGGCCGCCGCCTTCAGAGATATTGAGATACCTTGGAAAATGCTGTATTACATGCTCATATGCCGGTCCAAATCGGACAGGCACCCGTTTTTCAGCAGCCAGCGCGAATACTTGGAGGCATGGGTTCAGGATAAAGCCGAGCGAAAAGAGCTTGGCTGGCGGGTTAGAAACAAAATGACTGAAAAGATCGAGGAATTGACGAAAAGGGTAAGGGATCTAGAGTTTGAACTATCTTTGCAGAAAAGAGAAATCGAGGTTTTTAAAAGAGTTAAAGATATTCTGGCGAGATATGATGTCAACATCTACAACGGCGAGATAGAACGGAGCTTGGAGAATGTCCTGAGCCGCGGAACACCTCCAGTATTTCGGGACAAGCTGCGGGTAATCGCCCGGGAGGTGGAAAAACTCATGAAATTAACGGAAAGGATAACATGCCTGCCTGCGGAGCAATTAACATACAGCGCGATTAACGAAGGTGATCAATAGTGCAGGAGTTTCTTAATACCCTGGACGGCAGCACCGCCCGGGCATACCGGGAGGACCTGACCGACTTCGCCCGGTGGTTTGCCCATACCAACGGGCAGGATCCCACCCCGGAATTAGTGACCGGCATCGACCTGCGGGAGTACCAGGGGCACATGCTGGCGGTGCGCGGCCTTAAACCGGCCACCGTGAACCGCCGGCTGGCCGCCGTCCGGGCCTGGCTCCGGTGGGCCAGGGAGAACGGAATAATAGAGGACCTGCCTTCCTTCCCCCGCCGGGCAGCCGAACCCAAAGGGGCTCCCCGGGCGCTATCCCGGGTGGAAGAGGCCCGTTTCCTTCGGGCCGTGGAGAGGGAAGGATCTCCCCGTGATCAGGCCCTGATTGCCCTCATGCTCCATGCCGGGCTGCGGGTGGGAGAGGCTGTCCGCACCCGCACCGCCGATGTAGAGATAAGTGAGCGCAAGGGTAAGGTGGTGGTCCGGGCGGGCAAGGGGATGAAAAGGCGGGAGGTGCCACTGTCAGCCGAGGCCCGGGCCATGATCCGGCCCTGGCTTTCCCAGGCCCGTGGGGAGTGGCTTTTCCCCGGCCTGGGTGATAAACACCTTTCCACCCGGGCCGCCCAGGACGTAGTGAAGAAATACGCTTACCTGGCGCGGCTGGACGTTGAACACGTTACCCCCCACGTCCTGCGGC containing:
- a CDS encoding fibronectin type III domain-containing protein; protein product: MEWNSNGSHIDADWVQLWRTDSTSGIWMPVKDITGSEINSFTWTDTMVTAGLNYKYQIRAYNTSNWSWDVIWESDWAVNPRPFNAPGGLKVTYRGDTTATVTWTPVNGADQYQVQVSTDGGVTWQTSTVSGPPVTVPRPCQVRVKAGTHARSQWSGVLTVQ
- a CDS encoding MmcB family DNA repair protein — encoded protein: MRKIQIRADRILRQIARRHKDELFLTEVKNGPTLFGEGLLIMDAVAVKKSWKKPCITGYEIKTSRQDFLRDNKWPYYLKYCHRLYFACPAGLIAPEEVPEDVGLIYYNPEKDCIHTKRAAAFRDIEIPWKMLYYMLICRSKSDRHPFFSSQREYLEAWVQDKAERKELGWRVRNKMTEKIEELTKRVRDLEFELSLQKREIEVFKRVKDILARYDVNIYNGEIERSLENVLSRGTPPVFRDKLRVIAREVEKLMKLTERITCLPAEQLTYSAINEGDQ
- a CDS encoding tyrosine-type recombinase/integrase, with translation MQEFLNTLDGSTARAYREDLTDFARWFAHTNGQDPTPELVTGIDLREYQGHMLAVRGLKPATVNRRLAAVRAWLRWARENGIIEDLPSFPRRAAEPKGAPRALSRVEEARFLRAVEREGSPRDQALIALMLHAGLRVGEAVRTRTADVEISERKGKVVVRAGKGMKRREVPLSAEARAMIRPWLSQARGEWLFPGLGDKHLSTRAAQDVVKKYAYLARLDVEHVTPHVLRHTFATRLLRQGVDIVVVAALLGHARIDTTARYTRPGWADLERAVEGLHESVNKGGVSNA